One segment of Gasterosteus aculeatus chromosome 3, fGasAcu3.hap1.1, whole genome shotgun sequence DNA contains the following:
- the LOC120815941 gene encoding phosphatidylinositol 4-phosphate 5-kinase type-1 gamma-like isoform X4 has product MDARTAHNGEDGRTSEEAASSPCLQLDLGDTDSAKKVQITEMPSPFGVSQAHEKKIGHRRVDASGETTYKKTTSSALQGSIQLGIGYTVGNLSSKPERDVLMQDFYVVESIFFPSEGSNLTPAHHYPDFRFKNYAPVAFRYFRELFGIRPDDYLYSICNETLIELTNPGASGSIFYVTRDDEFIIKTVQHKEAEFLQKLLPGYYMNLNQNPRTLLPKFFGLYCVQCGGKNIRVVVMNNILPRSVRMHLKFDLKGSTYKRRASKKEREKSKPTFKDLDFLNDVPEGLTMDQDTYSALVKTLQRDCLVLESFKIMDYSLLLGVHNKTQAKRENQSQGSPAGGGDETRRAAQRALYSTAMESIQGGSTCRDTLDHDDTMGGIPAVGSKGERLLLFVGIIDILQSYRMIKKLEHSWKSLIHDGDTVSVHRPSFYAERFYKFCSTIVFKKSSSLRSSPSKRGRGALSMSKSSGGTGSAGQRPSLTDETQENLDNLETLRGVRSFPLLEDNGREPPCTPPSFEDATTASIATTLSSNNSLPTTPFDTPEHPRYRRQMLSPSVARAQREVVEVHEEKQDTITVEVELSKIPKSTELTQMTGTTPPSLLSADHQLRATASSTLPSVSPSSAYSSSTLPSSFGPSSSAGQSASTLASSIRPSTKPLASPAAAPSSALPSPVPPSAAASEPLAPPPNPQGVPAGSAFTPIRPASSHSSTQSSSPHHPPSTPTPSHPPSPQVPQQALKTPRNQLSVSSSHNSLDGEVPVSDIYFTQEDRGWMYSPLHYSSESRRGSDGESET; this is encoded by the exons ATGGACGCGAGGACCGCGCATAacggggaggacgggaggacgAGCGAGGAAGCTGCGTCCAGCCCCTGTCTCCAGCTCGACCTGGGGGACACCG ATTCAGCAAAGAAGGTGCAGATAACCGAG ATGCCATCCCCATTTGGAGTCAGCCAAGCCCATGAGAAAAAGATTGGCCACAGGAGGGTAGATGCCTCTGGGGAGACAACGTACAAAAAG ACCACTTCCTCCGCTTTGCAAGGGTCCATCCAGCTGGGCATCGGATACACCGTAGGCAACCTCAGCTCCAAGCCGGAGAGAGATGTGTTGATGCAGGACTTTTACGTGGTGGAAAGCATCTTTTTCCCCAG TGAAGGCAGTAACCTCACTCCGGCCCACCACTATCCGGACTTCAGGTTTAAAAACTACGCCCCTGTGGCGTTCCGCTACTTCCGAGAGCTGTTTGGGATCCGACCGGATGACTACCTG TACTCCATATGTAACGAAACGCTGATCGAGTTGACAAACCCAGGAGCCAGCGGCTCAATATTCTACGTCACCCGCGATGACGAGTTCATCATCAAAACGGTTCAGCACAAGGAGGCCGAGTTCCTTCAGAAGCTCCTTCCTGGATACTACATG AACTTGAACCAGAACCCCCGCACTTTGCTGCCAAAGTTTTTTGGCCTGTACTGCGTCCAGTGCGGGGGCAAAAACATCCGAGTGGTTGTGATGAACAATATCTTGCCACGCTCCGTGCGCATGCACCTCAAGTTTGATCTGAAGGGCTCCACGTACAAGAGGCGAGCGTCcaagaaggaaagagagaaatcCAAGCCCACTTTCAAAGACCTGGACTTTCTGAATGACGTTCCTGAAGGCCTCACCATGGACCAGGACACATACAGCGCTCTGGTGAAAACCCTGCAGAGAGACTGTCTG GTTCTGGAAAGTTTCAAGATCATGGACTACAGTTTGCTGCTCGGGGTCCACAACAAAACCCAAGCCAAGCGAGAGAACCAGTCTCAGGGTTCTCCGGCAGGAGGAGGGGACGAAACGAGGCGCGCAGCTCAGAGAGCTCTGTATTCCACTGCCATGGAGTCTATCCAGGGAGGCTCCACCTGCAGGGACACGCTGGACCATGATGACAC CATGGGCGGTATTCCAGCCGTGGGTAGTAAAGGAGAGCGCCTCCTGCTCTTCGTTGGAATCATTGACATCCTGCAGTCCTACAG AATGATCAAGAAACTGGAGCACTCTTGGAAGTCCCTCATCCATGACGGG GACACAGTGTCGGTTCACAGGCCGAGTTTCTATGCTGAGAGGTTCTACAAATTCTGCAGCACCATCGTCTTCAAaaagagcagct CATTGCGGTCGTCTCCGTCCAAGAGAGGACGGGGGGCTCTTTCGATGTCCAAGTCCAGTGGAGGAACGGGTTCAGCCGGGCAGCGTCCCTCGCTGACCGATGAGACGCAGGAAAACCTGGACAACTTGGAGACCCTACGAGGAGTGCGCAGCTTCCCTTTGCTGGAGGACAACG GGAGAGAGCCGCCCTGCACTCCTCCTTCCTTTGAAGACGCCACCACAGCTTCTATTGCTACCACTCTCTCCTCCAACAACTCCTTACCCACAACCCCCTTCGACACCCCAGAGCACCCACGCTACAGGAGACAAATGCTTTCCCCGAGTGTGGCCAG GGCCCAGAGAGAGGTAGTCGAGGTTCATGAGGAAAAGCAGGACACAATTACAGTGGAGGTGGAACTCAG TAAAATCCCAAAGAGCACTGAGCTCACACAGATGACAGGAACGACCCCACCCAGCCTTCTGTCAGCTGATCACCAGCTCCGTGCAACCGCCTCATCCACCCTTCCCTCTGTCAGTCCATCCTCAGCgtattcctcctccacccttccgTCTTCCTTCGGGCCTTCCTCCTCCGCTGGCCAGTCGGCCTCCACGCTGGcttcatccatccgtccatccaccAAACCCCTCGCCTCGCCTGCCGCTGCTCCGTCTTCAGCTCTTCCTTCTCCAGTCCCTCCTTCAGCGGCTGCGTCCGAACCTCTCGCTCCACCTCCGAACCCCCAGGGCGTCCCAGCGGGCTCGGCGTTCACTCCCATCCGCCCCGCGTCGTCTCACTCCTCCACCCAGAGCTCTTCCCCCCAtcatcccccctccaccccgaccccctcccaccctccaagCCCCCAGGTGCCTCAGCAGGCGCTGAAAACACCGCGCAATCAGCTGTCTGTGTCCAGCAGCCACAACTCGCTGGATGGCGAGGTGCCCGTGTCCGACATCTACTTT ACCCAGGAGGATCGGGGCTGGATGTACTCTCCTCTGCACTACAGCTCAGAGTCCAGAAGGGGCTCAGACGGAGAGAGCGAGACA TAA
- the LOC120815941 gene encoding phosphatidylinositol 4-phosphate 5-kinase type-1 gamma-like isoform X5, producing the protein MPSPFGVSQAHEKKIGHRRVDASGETTYKKTTSSALQGSIQLGIGYTVGNLSSKPERDVLMQDFYVVESIFFPSEGSNLTPAHHYPDFRFKNYAPVAFRYFRELFGIRPDDYLYSICNETLIELTNPGASGSIFYVTRDDEFIIKTVQHKEAEFLQKLLPGYYMNLNQNPRTLLPKFFGLYCVQCGGKNIRVVVMNNILPRSVRMHLKFDLKGSTYKRRASKKEREKSKPTFKDLDFLNDVPEGLTMDQDTYSALVKTLQRDCLVLESFKIMDYSLLLGVHNKTQAKRENQSQGSPAGGGDETRRAAQRALYSTAMESIQGGSTCRDTLDHDDTMGGIPAVGSKGERLLLFVGIIDILQSYRMIKKLEHSWKSLIHDGDTVSVHRPSFYAERFYKFCSTIVFKKSSSLRSSPSKRGRGALSMSKSSGGTGSAGQRPSLTDETQENLDNLETLRGVRSFPLLEDNGREPPCTPPSFEDATTASIATTLSSNNSLPTTPFDTPEHPRYRRQMLSPSVARAQREVVEVHEEKQDTITVEVELSKIPKSTELTQMTGTTPPSLLSADHQLRATASSTLPSVSPSSAYSSSTLPSSFGPSSSAGQSASTLASSIRPSTKPLASPAAAPSSALPSPVPPSAAASEPLAPPPNPQGVPAGSAFTPIRPASSHSSTQSSSPHHPPSTPTPSHPPSPQVPQQALKTPRNQLSVSSSHNSLDGEVPVSDIYFYADGRYWVYSPVLGRRKLNSSSSYNQTQEDRGWMYSPLHYSSESRRGSDGESET; encoded by the exons ATGCCATCCCCATTTGGAGTCAGCCAAGCCCATGAGAAAAAGATTGGCCACAGGAGGGTAGATGCCTCTGGGGAGACAACGTACAAAAAG ACCACTTCCTCCGCTTTGCAAGGGTCCATCCAGCTGGGCATCGGATACACCGTAGGCAACCTCAGCTCCAAGCCGGAGAGAGATGTGTTGATGCAGGACTTTTACGTGGTGGAAAGCATCTTTTTCCCCAG TGAAGGCAGTAACCTCACTCCGGCCCACCACTATCCGGACTTCAGGTTTAAAAACTACGCCCCTGTGGCGTTCCGCTACTTCCGAGAGCTGTTTGGGATCCGACCGGATGACTACCTG TACTCCATATGTAACGAAACGCTGATCGAGTTGACAAACCCAGGAGCCAGCGGCTCAATATTCTACGTCACCCGCGATGACGAGTTCATCATCAAAACGGTTCAGCACAAGGAGGCCGAGTTCCTTCAGAAGCTCCTTCCTGGATACTACATG AACTTGAACCAGAACCCCCGCACTTTGCTGCCAAAGTTTTTTGGCCTGTACTGCGTCCAGTGCGGGGGCAAAAACATCCGAGTGGTTGTGATGAACAATATCTTGCCACGCTCCGTGCGCATGCACCTCAAGTTTGATCTGAAGGGCTCCACGTACAAGAGGCGAGCGTCcaagaaggaaagagagaaatcCAAGCCCACTTTCAAAGACCTGGACTTTCTGAATGACGTTCCTGAAGGCCTCACCATGGACCAGGACACATACAGCGCTCTGGTGAAAACCCTGCAGAGAGACTGTCTG GTTCTGGAAAGTTTCAAGATCATGGACTACAGTTTGCTGCTCGGGGTCCACAACAAAACCCAAGCCAAGCGAGAGAACCAGTCTCAGGGTTCTCCGGCAGGAGGAGGGGACGAAACGAGGCGCGCAGCTCAGAGAGCTCTGTATTCCACTGCCATGGAGTCTATCCAGGGAGGCTCCACCTGCAGGGACACGCTGGACCATGATGACAC CATGGGCGGTATTCCAGCCGTGGGTAGTAAAGGAGAGCGCCTCCTGCTCTTCGTTGGAATCATTGACATCCTGCAGTCCTACAG AATGATCAAGAAACTGGAGCACTCTTGGAAGTCCCTCATCCATGACGGG GACACAGTGTCGGTTCACAGGCCGAGTTTCTATGCTGAGAGGTTCTACAAATTCTGCAGCACCATCGTCTTCAAaaagagcagct CATTGCGGTCGTCTCCGTCCAAGAGAGGACGGGGGGCTCTTTCGATGTCCAAGTCCAGTGGAGGAACGGGTTCAGCCGGGCAGCGTCCCTCGCTGACCGATGAGACGCAGGAAAACCTGGACAACTTGGAGACCCTACGAGGAGTGCGCAGCTTCCCTTTGCTGGAGGACAACG GGAGAGAGCCGCCCTGCACTCCTCCTTCCTTTGAAGACGCCACCACAGCTTCTATTGCTACCACTCTCTCCTCCAACAACTCCTTACCCACAACCCCCTTCGACACCCCAGAGCACCCACGCTACAGGAGACAAATGCTTTCCCCGAGTGTGGCCAG GGCCCAGAGAGAGGTAGTCGAGGTTCATGAGGAAAAGCAGGACACAATTACAGTGGAGGTGGAACTCAG TAAAATCCCAAAGAGCACTGAGCTCACACAGATGACAGGAACGACCCCACCCAGCCTTCTGTCAGCTGATCACCAGCTCCGTGCAACCGCCTCATCCACCCTTCCCTCTGTCAGTCCATCCTCAGCgtattcctcctccacccttccgTCTTCCTTCGGGCCTTCCTCCTCCGCTGGCCAGTCGGCCTCCACGCTGGcttcatccatccgtccatccaccAAACCCCTCGCCTCGCCTGCCGCTGCTCCGTCTTCAGCTCTTCCTTCTCCAGTCCCTCCTTCAGCGGCTGCGTCCGAACCTCTCGCTCCACCTCCGAACCCCCAGGGCGTCCCAGCGGGCTCGGCGTTCACTCCCATCCGCCCCGCGTCGTCTCACTCCTCCACCCAGAGCTCTTCCCCCCAtcatcccccctccaccccgaccccctcccaccctccaagCCCCCAGGTGCCTCAGCAGGCGCTGAAAACACCGCGCAATCAGCTGTCTGTGTCCAGCAGCCACAACTCGCTGGATGGCGAGGTGCCCGTGTCCGACATCTACTTT taTGCAGATGGCAGATATTGGGTGTACTCTCCTGTTCTTGGCCGTCGTAAGCTAAACTCTAGCTCGAGTTACAAT CAGACCCAGGAGGATCGGGGCTGGATGTACTCTCCTCTGCACTACAGCTCAGAGTCCAGAAGGGGCTCAGACGGAGAGAGCGAGACA TAA
- the LOC120815941 gene encoding phosphatidylinositol 4-phosphate 5-kinase type-1 gamma-like isoform X6 has protein sequence MPSPFGVSQAHEKKIGHRRVDASGETTYKKTTSSALQGSIQLGIGYTVGNLSSKPERDVLMQDFYVVESIFFPSEGSNLTPAHHYPDFRFKNYAPVAFRYFRELFGIRPDDYLYSICNETLIELTNPGASGSIFYVTRDDEFIIKTVQHKEAEFLQKLLPGYYMNLNQNPRTLLPKFFGLYCVQCGGKNIRVVVMNNILPRSVRMHLKFDLKGSTYKRRASKKEREKSKPTFKDLDFLNDVPEGLTMDQDTYSALVKTLQRDCLVLESFKIMDYSLLLGVHNKTQAKRENQSQGSPAGGGDETRRAAQRALYSTAMESIQGGSTCRDTLDHDDTMGGIPAVGSKGERLLLFVGIIDILQSYRMIKKLEHSWKSLIHDGDTVSVHRPSFYAERFYKFCSTIVFKKSSSLRSSPSKRGRGALSMSKSSGGTGSAGQRPSLTDETQENLDNLETLRGVRSFPLLEDNGREPPCTPPSFEDATTASIATTLSSNNSLPTTPFDTPEHPRYRRQMLSPSVARAQREVVEVHEEKQDTITVEVELSKIPKSTELTQMTGTTPPSLLSADHQLRATASSTLPSVSPSSAYSSSTLPSSFGPSSSAGQSASTLASSIRPSTKPLASPAAAPSSALPSPVPPSAAASEPLAPPPNPQGVPAGSAFTPIRPASSHSSTQSSSPHHPPSTPTPSHPPSPQVPQQALKTPRNQLSVSSSHNSLDGEVPVSDIYFYADGRYWVYSPVLGRRKLNSSSSYNTQEDRGWMYSPLHYSSESRRGSDGESET, from the exons ATGCCATCCCCATTTGGAGTCAGCCAAGCCCATGAGAAAAAGATTGGCCACAGGAGGGTAGATGCCTCTGGGGAGACAACGTACAAAAAG ACCACTTCCTCCGCTTTGCAAGGGTCCATCCAGCTGGGCATCGGATACACCGTAGGCAACCTCAGCTCCAAGCCGGAGAGAGATGTGTTGATGCAGGACTTTTACGTGGTGGAAAGCATCTTTTTCCCCAG TGAAGGCAGTAACCTCACTCCGGCCCACCACTATCCGGACTTCAGGTTTAAAAACTACGCCCCTGTGGCGTTCCGCTACTTCCGAGAGCTGTTTGGGATCCGACCGGATGACTACCTG TACTCCATATGTAACGAAACGCTGATCGAGTTGACAAACCCAGGAGCCAGCGGCTCAATATTCTACGTCACCCGCGATGACGAGTTCATCATCAAAACGGTTCAGCACAAGGAGGCCGAGTTCCTTCAGAAGCTCCTTCCTGGATACTACATG AACTTGAACCAGAACCCCCGCACTTTGCTGCCAAAGTTTTTTGGCCTGTACTGCGTCCAGTGCGGGGGCAAAAACATCCGAGTGGTTGTGATGAACAATATCTTGCCACGCTCCGTGCGCATGCACCTCAAGTTTGATCTGAAGGGCTCCACGTACAAGAGGCGAGCGTCcaagaaggaaagagagaaatcCAAGCCCACTTTCAAAGACCTGGACTTTCTGAATGACGTTCCTGAAGGCCTCACCATGGACCAGGACACATACAGCGCTCTGGTGAAAACCCTGCAGAGAGACTGTCTG GTTCTGGAAAGTTTCAAGATCATGGACTACAGTTTGCTGCTCGGGGTCCACAACAAAACCCAAGCCAAGCGAGAGAACCAGTCTCAGGGTTCTCCGGCAGGAGGAGGGGACGAAACGAGGCGCGCAGCTCAGAGAGCTCTGTATTCCACTGCCATGGAGTCTATCCAGGGAGGCTCCACCTGCAGGGACACGCTGGACCATGATGACAC CATGGGCGGTATTCCAGCCGTGGGTAGTAAAGGAGAGCGCCTCCTGCTCTTCGTTGGAATCATTGACATCCTGCAGTCCTACAG AATGATCAAGAAACTGGAGCACTCTTGGAAGTCCCTCATCCATGACGGG GACACAGTGTCGGTTCACAGGCCGAGTTTCTATGCTGAGAGGTTCTACAAATTCTGCAGCACCATCGTCTTCAAaaagagcagct CATTGCGGTCGTCTCCGTCCAAGAGAGGACGGGGGGCTCTTTCGATGTCCAAGTCCAGTGGAGGAACGGGTTCAGCCGGGCAGCGTCCCTCGCTGACCGATGAGACGCAGGAAAACCTGGACAACTTGGAGACCCTACGAGGAGTGCGCAGCTTCCCTTTGCTGGAGGACAACG GGAGAGAGCCGCCCTGCACTCCTCCTTCCTTTGAAGACGCCACCACAGCTTCTATTGCTACCACTCTCTCCTCCAACAACTCCTTACCCACAACCCCCTTCGACACCCCAGAGCACCCACGCTACAGGAGACAAATGCTTTCCCCGAGTGTGGCCAG GGCCCAGAGAGAGGTAGTCGAGGTTCATGAGGAAAAGCAGGACACAATTACAGTGGAGGTGGAACTCAG TAAAATCCCAAAGAGCACTGAGCTCACACAGATGACAGGAACGACCCCACCCAGCCTTCTGTCAGCTGATCACCAGCTCCGTGCAACCGCCTCATCCACCCTTCCCTCTGTCAGTCCATCCTCAGCgtattcctcctccacccttccgTCTTCCTTCGGGCCTTCCTCCTCCGCTGGCCAGTCGGCCTCCACGCTGGcttcatccatccgtccatccaccAAACCCCTCGCCTCGCCTGCCGCTGCTCCGTCTTCAGCTCTTCCTTCTCCAGTCCCTCCTTCAGCGGCTGCGTCCGAACCTCTCGCTCCACCTCCGAACCCCCAGGGCGTCCCAGCGGGCTCGGCGTTCACTCCCATCCGCCCCGCGTCGTCTCACTCCTCCACCCAGAGCTCTTCCCCCCAtcatcccccctccaccccgaccccctcccaccctccaagCCCCCAGGTGCCTCAGCAGGCGCTGAAAACACCGCGCAATCAGCTGTCTGTGTCCAGCAGCCACAACTCGCTGGATGGCGAGGTGCCCGTGTCCGACATCTACTTT taTGCAGATGGCAGATATTGGGTGTACTCTCCTGTTCTTGGCCGTCGTAAGCTAAACTCTAGCTCGAGTTACAAT ACCCAGGAGGATCGGGGCTGGATGTACTCTCCTCTGCACTACAGCTCAGAGTCCAGAAGGGGCTCAGACGGAGAGAGCGAGACA TAA
- the LOC120815941 gene encoding phosphatidylinositol 4-phosphate 5-kinase type-1 gamma-like isoform X8, whose protein sequence is MPSPFGVSQAHEKKIGHRRVDASGETTYKKTTSSALQGSIQLGIGYTVGNLSSKPERDVLMQDFYVVESIFFPSEGSNLTPAHHYPDFRFKNYAPVAFRYFRELFGIRPDDYLYSICNETLIELTNPGASGSIFYVTRDDEFIIKTVQHKEAEFLQKLLPGYYMNLNQNPRTLLPKFFGLYCVQCGGKNIRVVVMNNILPRSVRMHLKFDLKGSTYKRRASKKEREKSKPTFKDLDFLNDVPEGLTMDQDTYSALVKTLQRDCLVLESFKIMDYSLLLGVHNKTQAKRENQSQGSPAGGGDETRRAAQRALYSTAMESIQGGSTCRDTLDHDDTMGGIPAVGSKGERLLLFVGIIDILQSYRMIKKLEHSWKSLIHDGDTVSVHRPSFYAERFYKFCSTIVFKKSSSLRSSPSKRGRGALSMSKSSGGTGSAGQRPSLTDETQENLDNLETLRGVRSFPLLEDNGREPPCTPPSFEDATTASIATTLSSNNSLPTTPFDTPEHPRYRRQMLSPSVARAQREVVEVHEEKQDTITVEVELSKIPKSTELTQMTGTTPPSLLSADHQLRATASSTLPSVSPSSAYSSSTLPSSFGPSSSAGQSASTLASSIRPSTKPLASPAAAPSSALPSPVPPSAAASEPLAPPPNPQGVPAGSAFTPIRPASSHSSTQSSSPHHPPSTPTPSHPPSPQVPQQALKTPRNQLSVSSSHNSLDGEVPVSDIYFQTQEDRGWMYSPLHYSSESRRGSDGESET, encoded by the exons ATGCCATCCCCATTTGGAGTCAGCCAAGCCCATGAGAAAAAGATTGGCCACAGGAGGGTAGATGCCTCTGGGGAGACAACGTACAAAAAG ACCACTTCCTCCGCTTTGCAAGGGTCCATCCAGCTGGGCATCGGATACACCGTAGGCAACCTCAGCTCCAAGCCGGAGAGAGATGTGTTGATGCAGGACTTTTACGTGGTGGAAAGCATCTTTTTCCCCAG TGAAGGCAGTAACCTCACTCCGGCCCACCACTATCCGGACTTCAGGTTTAAAAACTACGCCCCTGTGGCGTTCCGCTACTTCCGAGAGCTGTTTGGGATCCGACCGGATGACTACCTG TACTCCATATGTAACGAAACGCTGATCGAGTTGACAAACCCAGGAGCCAGCGGCTCAATATTCTACGTCACCCGCGATGACGAGTTCATCATCAAAACGGTTCAGCACAAGGAGGCCGAGTTCCTTCAGAAGCTCCTTCCTGGATACTACATG AACTTGAACCAGAACCCCCGCACTTTGCTGCCAAAGTTTTTTGGCCTGTACTGCGTCCAGTGCGGGGGCAAAAACATCCGAGTGGTTGTGATGAACAATATCTTGCCACGCTCCGTGCGCATGCACCTCAAGTTTGATCTGAAGGGCTCCACGTACAAGAGGCGAGCGTCcaagaaggaaagagagaaatcCAAGCCCACTTTCAAAGACCTGGACTTTCTGAATGACGTTCCTGAAGGCCTCACCATGGACCAGGACACATACAGCGCTCTGGTGAAAACCCTGCAGAGAGACTGTCTG GTTCTGGAAAGTTTCAAGATCATGGACTACAGTTTGCTGCTCGGGGTCCACAACAAAACCCAAGCCAAGCGAGAGAACCAGTCTCAGGGTTCTCCGGCAGGAGGAGGGGACGAAACGAGGCGCGCAGCTCAGAGAGCTCTGTATTCCACTGCCATGGAGTCTATCCAGGGAGGCTCCACCTGCAGGGACACGCTGGACCATGATGACAC CATGGGCGGTATTCCAGCCGTGGGTAGTAAAGGAGAGCGCCTCCTGCTCTTCGTTGGAATCATTGACATCCTGCAGTCCTACAG AATGATCAAGAAACTGGAGCACTCTTGGAAGTCCCTCATCCATGACGGG GACACAGTGTCGGTTCACAGGCCGAGTTTCTATGCTGAGAGGTTCTACAAATTCTGCAGCACCATCGTCTTCAAaaagagcagct CATTGCGGTCGTCTCCGTCCAAGAGAGGACGGGGGGCTCTTTCGATGTCCAAGTCCAGTGGAGGAACGGGTTCAGCCGGGCAGCGTCCCTCGCTGACCGATGAGACGCAGGAAAACCTGGACAACTTGGAGACCCTACGAGGAGTGCGCAGCTTCCCTTTGCTGGAGGACAACG GGAGAGAGCCGCCCTGCACTCCTCCTTCCTTTGAAGACGCCACCACAGCTTCTATTGCTACCACTCTCTCCTCCAACAACTCCTTACCCACAACCCCCTTCGACACCCCAGAGCACCCACGCTACAGGAGACAAATGCTTTCCCCGAGTGTGGCCAG GGCCCAGAGAGAGGTAGTCGAGGTTCATGAGGAAAAGCAGGACACAATTACAGTGGAGGTGGAACTCAG TAAAATCCCAAAGAGCACTGAGCTCACACAGATGACAGGAACGACCCCACCCAGCCTTCTGTCAGCTGATCACCAGCTCCGTGCAACCGCCTCATCCACCCTTCCCTCTGTCAGTCCATCCTCAGCgtattcctcctccacccttccgTCTTCCTTCGGGCCTTCCTCCTCCGCTGGCCAGTCGGCCTCCACGCTGGcttcatccatccgtccatccaccAAACCCCTCGCCTCGCCTGCCGCTGCTCCGTCTTCAGCTCTTCCTTCTCCAGTCCCTCCTTCAGCGGCTGCGTCCGAACCTCTCGCTCCACCTCCGAACCCCCAGGGCGTCCCAGCGGGCTCGGCGTTCACTCCCATCCGCCCCGCGTCGTCTCACTCCTCCACCCAGAGCTCTTCCCCCCAtcatcccccctccaccccgaccccctcccaccctccaagCCCCCAGGTGCCTCAGCAGGCGCTGAAAACACCGCGCAATCAGCTGTCTGTGTCCAGCAGCCACAACTCGCTGGATGGCGAGGTGCCCGTGTCCGACATCTACTTT CAGACCCAGGAGGATCGGGGCTGGATGTACTCTCCTCTGCACTACAGCTCAGAGTCCAGAAGGGGCTCAGACGGAGAGAGCGAGACA TAA